Below is a window of Streptomyces spongiicola DNA.
GCGACCGCGACCGAGGGCACCGCGGACGGGCAGGCCGCGGACATCGTGGAGTAGCGGACCTGCGGACCGGGGGACCTGCGGCCCGGCGGACCGGGGGACCTGTGGCCCGGCGGGCCCGGGGACCCGCGGAGCAGTGGAGTGGTGGAGTGGTGGGGTACGGGGTGCGCAAGGCCCCACCGCGGGGAATACCCGGAGCTGACCCCCGGTTTTGGGAGATACGGCCGGTCCTGGCAGACTGGTACGTCGGCCCCGGTTCACGTGCGCGCATCCCGCGCGTGCGACCCGGCGCCCTCCCGGAACTAGGAGAACCCCTTGAAGCGCGACATCCACCCCGAGTACGTCGAGACCCAGGTGAGCTGCACCTGCGGCGCGTCGTTCACCACTCGCAGCACCCTCCAGGGCGGCACCATCCGTGCCGAGGTCTGCTCCGAGTGCCACCCGTTCTACACGGGCAAGCAGAAGATCCTCGACACCGGTGGCCGTGTGGCCCGCTTCGAGGCCCGCTTCGGCAAGGCTGCCGGCTCCGCCAAGAAGTAGCGAGCCACTGCGCCGGTCCACGGCCGCCCCCGCGCGGGCGGTCGTGACCGGCGCTTTGCCGTCTCTCCCGTAGCCACCCAAGGTCACGAATCCAGGAGCATCCGATGTTCGAAGCGGTCGAGGAACTGGTCGGCGAGCACGCCGACCTCGAGAAGCAGCTCGCCGACCCTTCGGTCCACGCCGACCAGGGACGCGCGCGCAGGCTCAACAAGCGGTACGCCGAGCTGACCCCGGTCGTCGGCACCTACCGCTCCTGGAAGCAGACCGGGGACGACATCGAGACGGCCCGTGAACTCGCCGCGGACGACCCCGACTTCGCCGCCGAGGTGAAGGAGCTGGAGAAGCAGCTTGAGGAGTTCACCGAGAAGCTGCGGCTGCTCCTCGTGCCCCGCGACCCCAGCGACGACAAGGACGTCATCCTGGAGATCAAGGCGGGGGCGGGCGGCGACGAGTCGGCGCTGTTCGCCGGCGACCTGCTGCGGATGTACCTCCGCTACGCCGAGCGCGTCGGCTGGAAGACGGAGATCATCGACGCCACCGAGTCGGAGCTCGGCGGCTACAAGGACGTCCAGGTCGCGGTGAAGCTCAAGGGCAACGCGACGCCCGAGCCGGGCCAGGGCGTCTGGTCACGGCTGAAGTACGAGGGCGGCGTGCACCGGGTGCAGCGCGTCCCCGCCACCGAGTCCCAGGGGCGGATTCACACCTCCGCCGCCGGCGTCCTCGTGACCCCGGAGGCCGAGGAGATCGACGTGGAGATCAGCCCCGCCGATCTGCGGATCGACGTCTACCGCTCCTCCGGCCCCGGCGGCCAGTCCGTCAACACCACGGACTCCGCGGTGCGGATCACCCACGTCCCCACCGGGGTCGTCGCCTCCTGCCAGAACGAGAAGAGCCAGCTCCAGAACAAGGAGCAGGCGATGCGCATCCTGCGCTCCAGGCTTCTCGCGGCGGCCCAGGAAGCGGCCGAGCAGGAGGCCGCCGACGCCCGCCGCAGCCAGGTCCGCACGGTCGACCGCTCCGAGAAGATCCGTACGTACAACTTCCCGGAAAACCGGATCTCGGACCACCGCGTCGGCTTCAAGGCGTACAACTTGGACCAGGTGCTCGACGGGGAACTGGACGCCGTGATCCAGGCCTGCGTCGACGCCGACTCCGCCGCGAAGCTCGCCGCGGCGTGAGCCGCGCAACCACGAACGACCCCGCCCAGCCCGGAGGACCAGCGTGCAGTCGCTCCCCGGGGGACGACCCCGGTCCCCCCGCTCCCTGCTGCTAGCCGAGGTGGCCCAGGCCACCCGGCGGCTGGCCGACGCCGGCGTGCCGTCGCCGCGCTTCGACGCGGAGGAGCTGGCAGCCTTCGTCCACGGCGTCAAACGCGGCGAACTGCACCTGGTCGAGGACGCCGACTTCGACGCCCGCTACTGGGAGGCCGTCGCCCGCCGCGAGGCCCGGGAGCCGCTGCAGCACATCACCGGGCG
It encodes the following:
- the prfA gene encoding peptide chain release factor 1, whose translation is MFEAVEELVGEHADLEKQLADPSVHADQGRARRLNKRYAELTPVVGTYRSWKQTGDDIETARELAADDPDFAAEVKELEKQLEEFTEKLRLLLVPRDPSDDKDVILEIKAGAGGDESALFAGDLLRMYLRYAERVGWKTEIIDATESELGGYKDVQVAVKLKGNATPEPGQGVWSRLKYEGGVHRVQRVPATESQGRIHTSAAGVLVTPEAEEIDVEISPADLRIDVYRSSGPGGQSVNTTDSAVRITHVPTGVVASCQNEKSQLQNKEQAMRILRSRLLAAAQEAAEQEAADARRSQVRTVDRSEKIRTYNFPENRISDHRVGFKAYNLDQVLDGELDAVIQACVDADSAAKLAAA
- the rpmE gene encoding 50S ribosomal protein L31, with protein sequence MKRDIHPEYVETQVSCTCGASFTTRSTLQGGTIRAEVCSECHPFYTGKQKILDTGGRVARFEARFGKAAGSAKK